The proteins below are encoded in one region of Numenius arquata chromosome W, bNumArq3.hap1.1, whole genome shotgun sequence:
- the LOC141476682 gene encoding mitochondrial nicotinamide adenine dinucleotide transporter SLC25A51-like, whose product MQRPIWSAAVATFISKLRFQVAWKTQQEKKSKIYILRGKKKMDSQDCVPTNSKQDISHHIKGSSGKHYLCGYCAAFTNIAVTFPIQKVLFRQQLYGLKTKDAVHQLQKDGIRNLYRGILPPLMQKTTTLALMFGLYEDFSSLLRSHTSAPELLTRSMAAVLAGTTEALLTPFERVQTLLQDYKHHDKFTNTYQAFKVLKVYGIREYYRGLVPILLRNGSSNILFFGLRGPIKQCLPEATSYSTHLVNDFICGGLLGAMLGSLFFPMNVVKARMQSQIGGEFQSFSKVFVTIWLERDKKLMHLFRGAHLNYHRSVLSWGIINATYEFLLKLL is encoded by the coding sequence GAAAAGAAATCTAAGATATATatattaagggggaaaaaaaaaatggattcacAAGATTGTGTCCCAACAAATTCAAAGCAAGATATCAGCCATCACATAAAGGGTAGCTCTGGTAAGCATTATCTTTGTGGCTATTGTGCAGCCTTCACCAATATAGCAGTCACCTTTCCCATCCAGAAGGTCCTCTTTCGACAACAATTGTATGGCTTGAAAACAAAGGATGCGGTACATCAGCTGCAGAAAGATGGAATTCGAAATCTCTATCGTGGAATCCTTCCTCCATTAATGCAAAAAACAACCACCCTGGCTCTAATGTTTGGCTTGTATGAAGATTTCTCCTCCTTGCTCCGTAGTCACACAAGTGCACCTGAACTTCTAACTCGCAGCATGGCAGCAGTGCTTGCAGGGACCACGGAAGCCCTTCTTACACCTTTTGAACGAGTTCAGACTTTGCTTCAGGACTACAAACATCATGACAAATTTACAAACACTTACCAGGCTTTCAAGGTACTAAAAGTCTATGGGATTAGAGAATATTATCGGGGTTTAGTGCCTATTCTGCTCCGGAATGGAAGCAGTAACATCCTCTTCTTTGGCCTACGAGGACCTATCAAGCAATGTCTGCCTGAAGCAACTTCTTATAGCACTCACTTGGTCAATGACTTTATCTGTGGAGGGCTGTTGGGTGCCATGCTGGGATCCTTATTTTTCCCAATGAATGTTGTAAAAGCTCGCATGCAGTCTCAAATTGGTGGtgaatttcagtctttttcaaaagtttttgtGACAATCTGGCTAGAACGTGATAAAAAATTGATGCATCTTTTCAGAGGAGCCCATCTGAATTACCATCGTTCTGTCCTGTCCTGGGGCATAATCAATGCAACATATGAATTCTTGCTAAAGCTGTTATGA